Proteins from a single region of Gordonia hongkongensis:
- a CDS encoding ABC transporter permease, giving the protein MTTIGDTTGVGVVSRRAAIGHRAALVTPWVVLTVMVVMAVGWPVLAGEQTADFARSLLPPGTEAVLGTDHSGYDLGVRTAEGLRISLLIAAACAVLATAIGVIVGLGAVTIGGWFDAVVMRVVDGVNALPHLVVGVVIAAMWRGEPVAIIASIALTHWPSVARVVRAELLEATSSGWVESARLAGASRTFVAVRHLLPAVSGQVLVAMTVLLPHAVWHETTLSFLGVGLSPDAASLGTLLGQARGDILTGAWWTLVVPGVALMVTALACAAAASSLRRATLPPVGEVWR; this is encoded by the coding sequence ATGACGACCATCGGTGACACGACGGGCGTCGGGGTCGTGAGCCGTCGGGCCGCGATCGGTCACCGCGCCGCCCTCGTCACACCGTGGGTCGTGCTGACGGTCATGGTCGTCATGGCGGTCGGGTGGCCCGTTCTCGCAGGCGAACAGACCGCCGACTTCGCTCGCTCACTGCTGCCCCCGGGTACCGAGGCGGTGCTCGGGACCGATCACTCGGGGTACGACCTCGGTGTCCGAACCGCCGAGGGGCTGCGGATCTCGCTGCTCATCGCCGCCGCGTGCGCGGTCTTGGCGACGGCCATCGGCGTCATCGTCGGACTCGGTGCGGTGACGATCGGCGGATGGTTCGACGCGGTGGTCATGCGCGTCGTCGACGGCGTCAACGCGTTGCCCCACCTGGTCGTCGGAGTCGTCATCGCCGCGATGTGGCGCGGTGAACCGGTCGCGATCATCGCGTCGATCGCGCTGACCCACTGGCCGTCCGTCGCGCGGGTGGTGCGCGCCGAACTACTCGAGGCGACGTCGTCGGGGTGGGTCGAATCCGCCCGGTTGGCCGGTGCGTCCCGTACCTTCGTCGCCGTCCGTCACCTGCTGCCGGCGGTGAGCGGACAGGTGCTGGTGGCGATGACCGTGCTGCTGCCGCACGCGGTCTGGCACGAGACGACGCTGTCGTTCCTGGGCGTCGGGCTCTCCCCGGATGCCGCGAGTCTCGGCACGCTGCTCGGGCAGGCGCGCGGGGACATCCTCACCGGTGCGTGGTGGACGCTCGTGGTGCCGGGGGTCGCCCTGATGGTCACCGCTCTCGCCTGTGCGGCCGCGGCGTCGTCACTGCGCCGCGCCACGCTGCCGCCCGTCGGGGAGGTGTGGCGATGA
- a CDS encoding ABC transporter permease yields MATDLMTSLASSVRSIRPAGTDADDRTDRRHPRRRRTRRPDSRTRRAGRLLLRRVLLMIPTTILVSLGIFAVAAASPFDPLTAHLGDNYQSATPAQRAATAAAYDVDQYWLSAWWNWWGALLHGDLGWSSTQGRAVDEVISQRLPFTLGMSTAALISAALLAVVGGAVIGMRRGGLVDRACTAVAAMLAATPPFVVSLVLVSIFAVTLGWFPTSGARRPGDDYSLDGLLTHAVLPYLALTVSMIPWLLLTMRAAVVDATASDAVRAARTRGVDGWALLRGHVVPVSVLPTLALLGTRLPEIIAGAAIVETVFGWPGLAAALVDSAVALDFSLLAALAVGSAVLVLLGSALSDAAAVWIDPRIGLTA; encoded by the coding sequence GTGGCAACCGATCTCATGACCTCCCTCGCCTCGTCGGTGCGGTCGATCCGGCCGGCCGGCACCGACGCCGACGATCGGACCGACAGGCGGCACCCGCGGCGCCGGCGCACGAGGCGGCCGGACTCGCGCACTCGGCGAGCCGGACGACTCCTGCTCCGGCGCGTCCTCCTGATGATCCCGACGACGATCCTGGTGTCCCTCGGGATCTTCGCCGTCGCCGCCGCGTCGCCGTTCGATCCGCTCACCGCTCATCTCGGTGACAACTACCAGTCGGCCACCCCCGCCCAGCGGGCGGCGACCGCGGCCGCCTATGACGTGGACCAGTACTGGCTGAGCGCCTGGTGGAACTGGTGGGGTGCGCTGCTCCACGGTGATCTGGGTTGGTCCTCGACCCAGGGCCGCGCGGTCGACGAAGTGATCTCGCAACGTCTTCCGTTCACCCTCGGCATGTCGACGGCTGCATTGATCTCCGCTGCGTTGCTCGCCGTCGTCGGAGGGGCCGTCATCGGTATGCGGCGGGGCGGGCTGGTCGACCGGGCGTGTACGGCGGTGGCGGCCATGCTGGCCGCGACCCCGCCCTTCGTGGTGTCACTGGTGCTGGTCAGCATCTTCGCGGTGACGCTGGGGTGGTTTCCGACCTCCGGTGCTCGACGCCCCGGCGACGACTACTCCCTCGACGGTCTGCTCACCCACGCCGTGTTGCCGTACCTGGCCCTGACCGTGTCGATGATCCCGTGGTTGCTGCTGACCATGCGCGCGGCCGTCGTCGACGCCACCGCCTCCGATGCGGTCCGGGCCGCCCGGACCCGCGGTGTCGACGGGTGGGCGCTCCTGCGCGGGCACGTGGTGCCGGTGTCGGTACTGCCCACCCTCGCGCTCCTCGGCACCCGCCTGCCCGAGATCATCGCCGGCGCCGCCATCGTCGAGACCGTCTTCGGCTGGCCCGGCCTCGCCGCGGCGCTCGTGGATTCGGCTGTGGCACTGGACTTCTCGTTGCTGGCCGCGCTCGCGGTCGGATCGGCCGTACTCGTGCTGCTCGGGTCGGCCCTGTCCGATGCGGCGGCCGTGTGGATCGATCCGCGGATCGGACTGACCGCATGA
- a CDS encoding ABC transporter substrate-binding protein, whose product MSVHTRVEGASSAVRGVVTVGAAVLLAMVALAGCSVSDQATATDLIVLGEGQDPGDFNPMLGYAQLGVSPIYDGLLIPAADGDDRVPDLVPALAASRPERVAPRTWRVPLKSGVTFSDGTAFDAADVVATYRAVVDPRVASQISTDFAPIVSVEADGPGAVTVRMNTDADPSPYLLVGVVPAERVEDAPAAEWALNTEPVGTGAYRLDSLEPDQAVLVARENYWGNQPAVQRIVYTHVPDDNTRAQRIAAGEIDGANLPPRLAESLDGRDGIDVVSVKSADWRGISLPSTNPFTADPAARLAMNLGVDRQAVVDDVLTGDGEPASTPIASVYGADVYDEQAQFGFDADRARATLDAAGWRTAPDGIRARGADRASFALLYNAEDTLRRDLAVAFAASMKRIGVEVLTRGTSWDEIDSELTSAAVLLGGGATPYSIDSQVYDTLHTRVANSSPYSNPGDLTAPGLDALLDEARASAPGPANDQRYQRIQQIYAAAPSYVFLAFLHHTYASRGEGWRHDDPILEPHSHGVTWGPWWNVPSWQPIS is encoded by the coding sequence ATGTCTGTGCACACACGTGTTGAGGGAGCGTCGTCGGCTGTTCGCGGAGTCGTCACGGTCGGAGCCGCCGTTCTTCTCGCGATGGTCGCCCTCGCGGGTTGCTCGGTGTCGGATCAGGCAACGGCGACCGACCTGATCGTCCTCGGCGAGGGACAGGACCCCGGTGACTTCAACCCGATGCTCGGTTATGCACAGCTCGGCGTCTCGCCCATCTACGACGGCCTCCTCATCCCGGCCGCCGACGGCGACGACCGCGTTCCGGACCTCGTCCCGGCGCTCGCTGCGTCCCGCCCCGAGCGTGTCGCGCCGCGGACGTGGCGGGTGCCGCTCAAGAGTGGCGTCACGTTCTCCGACGGCACCGCCTTCGACGCCGCCGACGTCGTCGCGACCTACCGGGCCGTCGTCGATCCACGGGTCGCGTCGCAGATCTCGACCGACTTCGCGCCGATCGTCTCGGTCGAGGCCGACGGGCCCGGGGCGGTGACCGTTCGGATGAACACCGACGCGGACCCGTCGCCGTACCTGCTCGTGGGTGTCGTGCCCGCCGAGCGGGTGGAGGATGCGCCGGCGGCGGAGTGGGCCCTGAACACCGAGCCCGTGGGCACCGGGGCGTACCGGCTCGATTCGCTCGAGCCGGACCAGGCCGTTCTCGTTGCGCGCGAGAACTATTGGGGAAACCAGCCGGCGGTACAACGCATCGTCTACACCCACGTTCCCGACGACAACACCCGCGCGCAACGGATCGCGGCCGGTGAGATCGACGGCGCGAACCTGCCACCTAGGCTCGCCGAGAGCCTGGACGGACGTGACGGCATCGACGTGGTGTCGGTGAAATCCGCTGACTGGCGCGGCATCTCACTGCCGAGCACGAACCCGTTCACCGCCGACCCGGCCGCTCGCCTCGCGATGAACCTCGGCGTCGACCGGCAGGCCGTCGTCGACGACGTGCTGACCGGCGACGGTGAACCCGCCAGCACGCCGATCGCCTCGGTATACGGGGCTGACGTCTACGACGAGCAGGCGCAGTTCGGCTTCGACGCCGATCGTGCACGGGCGACACTCGACGCCGCCGGGTGGCGGACGGCTCCCGACGGTATCCGGGCCCGCGGGGCCGACCGGGCGTCGTTCGCCCTCCTCTACAACGCCGAGGACACTCTTCGCCGTGATCTGGCGGTGGCGTTCGCGGCGTCGATGAAACGGATCGGTGTGGAGGTCCTCACCCGCGGCACCAGCTGGGACGAGATCGATTCCGAATTGACCTCGGCAGCGGTGCTTCTGGGTGGCGGCGCGACGCCGTACAGCATCGACTCGCAGGTCTACGACACCCTGCACACGCGCGTCGCGAACTCGTCGCCGTACTCCAACCCGGGCGACCTCACCGCCCCCGGGCTCGACGCCCTTCTCGACGAGGCACGTGCGAGCGCGCCCGGGCCGGCGAATGACCAGCGGTATCAGCGCATCCAGCAGATCTACGCGGCTGCGCCGTCGTACGTCTTCCTGGCGTTCCTGCACCACACCTACGCCTCTCGGGGCGAGGGTTGGCGGCACGACGACCCGATCCTCGAACCGCATTCGCACGGCGTCACCTGGGGCCCGTGGTGGAACGTGCCGTCGTGGCAACCGATCTCATGA
- a CDS encoding ArsR/SmtB family transcription factor, with translation MLLSDPNRLRLVAEMHARPGSTVAELATRIGITENAASQSIRKLRDQGWVRSEKVGRMVHYEVVGDAIVHRILHDIIGVGHIAPGHGPDHARP, from the coding sequence ATGCTCCTGAGCGACCCCAACCGCCTCCGACTCGTCGCGGAGATGCATGCGCGGCCGGGTTCCACGGTCGCCGAACTGGCCACCCGTATCGGCATCACCGAGAACGCCGCCTCCCAGTCGATCCGCAAGCTGCGCGACCAGGGGTGGGTCCGTTCGGAGAAGGTCGGCCGGATGGTCCACTACGAGGTCGTCGGCGACGCGATCGTGCACCGCATCCTGCACGACATCATCGGGGTCGGTCACATCGCCCCAGGCCATGGGCCCGATCACGCACGCCCGTGA
- a CDS encoding alpha/beta fold hydrolase, with protein sequence MDVSFDATKRELTTDQGTLRYHEAGDADAPPLILLHGSGPGVTGWRNYRGNLGHFAQTHHCYVIEFPGFGVSDAVEGHPVLTAGGSVIRFMDALGIDKAPMIGNSMGGVVGVNLAIKKPDRVEKLVTIGGVGPNVFSPSPSEGLRLLQEFTDAPDKDKLVRWLNSMVFDRSLVTEELIEERWEAAINPDARKTAQMMYGSAAFEMQQQFMAASDTPPYWASMHKVACPTLLTWGRDDRVSPPDMAMAPMRLIPDAELHIFPKCGHWVMIEAKEAFEATVTSFLTR encoded by the coding sequence GTGGATGTCTCCTTCGATGCGACCAAACGGGAACTGACGACCGACCAGGGCACCCTGCGCTACCACGAGGCGGGTGACGCCGATGCGCCGCCGCTGATCCTGCTGCACGGCTCCGGCCCCGGGGTCACCGGCTGGCGCAACTACCGCGGCAACCTCGGCCACTTCGCGCAGACCCATCACTGCTACGTGATCGAGTTCCCCGGCTTCGGCGTCAGCGACGCTGTCGAAGGGCACCCGGTCCTCACCGCCGGTGGCTCGGTCATCCGGTTCATGGATGCGCTCGGCATCGACAAGGCACCGATGATCGGCAACTCGATGGGCGGCGTCGTCGGCGTCAACCTGGCGATCAAGAAGCCCGACCGCGTCGAGAAGCTCGTCACCATCGGCGGCGTGGGCCCGAATGTGTTCAGCCCCAGCCCCAGCGAGGGCCTGCGACTCCTGCAGGAGTTCACCGACGCCCCGGACAAGGACAAGCTCGTCCGCTGGCTGAACTCGATGGTCTTCGACCGTTCCCTGGTCACCGAGGAACTCATCGAGGAACGCTGGGAAGCCGCCATCAACCCCGACGCCCGCAAGACCGCCCAGATGATGTACGGCTCTGCGGCTTTCGAGATGCAGCAGCAGTTCATGGCTGCCTCCGACACCCCGCCGTACTGGGCGTCGATGCACAAGGTCGCCTGCCCGACGCTCCTCACCTGGGGCCGCGACGACCGCGTCAGCCCGCCCGACATGGCGATGGCCCCCATGCGCCTCATCCCCGACGCCGAACTCCACATCTTCCCGAAGTGCGGCCATTGGGTGATGATCGAGGCCAAGGAGGCCTTCGAGGCGACGGTCACCTCGTTCCTGACCCGCTGA
- a CDS encoding IS3 family transposase (programmed frameshift) encodes MGALRKFDPETRERAVRMYHDHLAEHGGGKLAARKHVGALLDINQATLRNWIEKDRPIVTARGTMTVGEQDAELAALRKENAELRRANEILKTASAFFGRGGGRPPTAVIVDYIDAHKGRFGVAPICRVLTEHGVQIAPSTYYARTQAGPVSVTRLAEAYDANAVYQAFHRNRGVYGVRKIWHTMRREGREMGRDQVGRLMGICGIAGVTRGKHRTITTQRDDRAPRHPDLVERKWSLPARPDQWWVADFTYCWTLAGFVYTAFLVDVYSRRILGWRVMTSKSTPLVTSVLEQALFTRRRTDFSFTATGLIHHSDAGSQYTALAFTEALRDSGLAGSIGSVGDALDNALMESAIGLYKTELIERQRSWTGRAEVERETAAWVHWYNTERLHSSIGYCPPIEYERRYRETATSEMAVA; translated from the exons ATGGGTGCACTGAGGAAGTTTGATCCAGAGACGCGTGAGCGGGCTGTGAGGATGTATCACGACCACCTCGCCGAGCATGGCGGCGGAAAGCTCGCCGCCCGGAAACACGTGGGCGCATTGCTCGATATCAACCAGGCGACGTTGCGGAACTGGATCGAGAAGGACCGGCCGATCGTGACTGCGCGGGGAACGATGACGGTGGGCGAGCAGGACGCCGAGTTGGCGGCGCTTCGCAAGGAGAACGCTGAATTGCGAAGGGCCAATGAGATTTTGAAGACAGCGTCGGCGTTTTTCG GCCGCGGCGGAGGTCGACCGCCGACTGCGGTGATCGTTGATTACATCGACGCTCACAAGGGTCGGTTCGGGGTCGCCCCGATCTGCCGAGTGCTCACTGAGCACGGCGTGCAGATCGCCCCGTCCACCTACTACGCCCGCACGCAAGCGGGTCCGGTCTCGGTGACACGATTGGCCGAGGCGTACGACGCTAACGCGGTCTACCAGGCGTTTCATCGCAATCGTGGCGTGTACGGCGTCCGCAAAATCTGGCACACGATGCGCCGCGAGGGCCGTGAGATGGGCCGTGATCAGGTGGGCCGACTGATGGGGATCTGCGGGATCGCCGGAGTCACCCGCGGAAAACATCGCACGATCACGACCCAGCGCGATGATCGCGCGCCGCGGCATCCTGATCTGGTGGAGCGCAAGTGGTCATTGCCGGCCAGGCCAGATCAGTGGTGGGTGGCTGATTTCACCTACTGCTGGACCCTGGCAGGGTTCGTTTACACCGCGTTTCTCGTCGATGTGTACTCGCGTCGAATCCTCGGGTGGCGGGTGATGACGAGCAAGTCGACACCGTTGGTGACCAGCGTTCTCGAACAGGCCTTGTTCACCCGACGTAGAACCGACTTCTCGTTCACTGCAACAGGTTTGATTCATCACAGCGATGCCGGAAGTCAGTACACAGCGCTGGCGTTCACCGAAGCATTACGCGACTCCGGCTTGGCCGGATCGATCGGGTCGGTCGGCGATGCACTCGACAATGCGTTGATGGAATCAGCCATCGGGTTGTACAAGACCGAACTGATCGAGCGCCAGCGATCGTGGACCGGGCGCGCAGAAGTCGAGCGCGAGACCGCCGCCTGGGTGCACTGGTACAACACCGAGCGGCTGCACTCATCGATCGGCTACTGCCCGCCCATTGAGTACGAGAGGCGCTACCGTGAGACAGCCACCTCCGAGATGGCGGTGGCCTAA
- a CDS encoding alpha/beta hydrolase, whose translation MFGDRFNALAMNLDWVEQLGAVLVCPEYRLAPEFQDPYAREDLYATLVWSVANAGDLSIDPRRVMVAGASAGGGLAAGAALAARDRSGPALCGQLLVYPMLDDRGRTPSTGQFDGVGVWDRISNETGWAAVLGDRYGSDDVSPYIAPARATDLTGLPPAFIDVGSAEIFRDEAIDYATAIWRAGGDAELHVWTGGFHAFDIFAPHTALAQGMMRARFDWVANRLSD comes from the coding sequence ATGTTCGGCGATCGCTTCAACGCGCTGGCGATGAACCTCGATTGGGTCGAGCAACTCGGCGCCGTTCTCGTGTGCCCCGAGTACCGGTTGGCACCGGAATTCCAAGACCCGTATGCCCGCGAGGATCTATACGCCACCCTCGTGTGGTCGGTCGCCAACGCCGGTGATCTGAGCATCGACCCCCGTCGAGTGATGGTCGCCGGCGCTAGTGCCGGGGGCGGTCTGGCCGCTGGCGCCGCACTGGCCGCCCGCGACCGGTCGGGTCCCGCGCTGTGCGGACAGTTGCTCGTCTATCCGATGCTCGACGACCGGGGGCGAACCCCGTCTACCGGGCAGTTCGACGGCGTCGGGGTGTGGGACCGCATCAGCAACGAGACCGGGTGGGCGGCGGTGCTGGGTGACAGATACGGCAGCGACGATGTCTCGCCCTATATCGCCCCTGCTCGCGCTACCGACCTGACCGGCCTCCCACCGGCGTTCATCGACGTGGGGTCGGCGGAGATCTTTCGCGACGAGGCGATCGACTATGCGACCGCGATCTGGCGGGCCGGTGGTGACGCCGAGCTGCACGTATGGACCGGTGGGTTTCATGCCTTCGACATTTTCGCCCCGCATACCGCGCTCGCCCAGGGCATGATGCGTGCCCGTTTCGACTGGGTGGCGAATCGGTTGTCCGACTGA